agttagATTATCCTTTGTAATAACCCCGTTCAACaggcagcgccatctagtatcAGGTAGTAGagcaaaattatttataattatatttgtttTCACCGTTCAAAAATAGAtgcaaaatattacaattttatgtGCCTAATTATCCCTTCATTATTTCAGCAAATATacaatattttaagtaatttataaacccatttgtaaaaaaattaaaccctTTATTTTCAGATTGAAGATATTATGGAAGCTCCTACTCCACTTAATTTTGAATGGCAACACTATATCTGTCAATGTCAATTTCTATAATGAATGTCAAAAAAATTGTCGTATGGCCCATTTGTTATGATTTAAAACTCGTTTGTACaattatcacaaaaaattattttacttccTCAATTATTAAACCAAATTACAATGGTTATGTAAGAAGTGAGAAAAAAGCAGTGTTTCTTCCGCCATGGAGCATGTCTACGCGCTCGGCGTATCTTGCATAGAGTCCATACAGTACTGGTAatagaaaattatgaaatattacaataaaacttaaagttattctcatctaattactatacaaatcatgcccgcgtggaatggtgccaggaatactggctgcatttccacgctggacagccaggctgatccgttgcgcaaaaaatgagccagcccttctgtcacgaacggcattccgaaccagtggtaaattatttgaccattcaaaagcacttgtaaaagtttatttgaataaaaatctattctattctattctattggaCTTCTTGTTTTGGGCTCATCAAAATCCtaaaatgtatatatttttgatttttattcaatttaacttttacaagtatttttggaTCGTctaatgcatctaccactggttcagaatgcttTTCTATTCATCATAACATTATACATaacttcttttattttcttgagAAAGAAAGCTTAGGAACTAGTTGCCTTAACAGCTTGGATAGTTCTAGTAAGTTTAAGTGATGTTGTGAAATGGTTATAGGAAAAAGTATacctggctgagtttgttgtgggcctCTTCGCAGACGAGGGCGcgttggaaccctcatagcctGGTTTTAGGTTATAAATTccacaattgacaatcaaattGTGTGCAATGGtaaccaatttgaataaatgttttgatttgatTCCAGGTGTGCAGGCTGGTCCAGTTATTTCGAGTTAGTAAACCACTTTGCAAACCCACACTATGTGATGGAGATCTTGTTCCCTCTGATCTCCATAATAGACTCAGTGTTTGCCTCACAGCTGCTCCTTTGTATGGCATTTGGTGGATGGCTGAACAGTGTTATGAAATGGTGAGGCATGGTCATATCTCCTGGTACTTTTACATACTTTTTACTgtcttaaatacatttttacacaaaaataatgCCATGTGTGGACCCAGTGTAATGGGAGAGctgttatatatatatatatatatatttttttaaataaagaatattagccatgttaaatgactaatattcccctttcctctccaactaagcgtcaggcttgtgctaggagtaggtacgacaatagtgcaacgggcggggtttgaaccgtcgacctttcggttttcagtccactcctttaccggtggagctcttcttctctctgggctggtttccgcacttaaataCCGGtggagctattgaggctctaaaatgttaaaaatatcacaatatCAAGAATAATTTCACCCACAACTTTGCtgattttggtttttataaatcctgtggaactttgattttctgtgatGAAAAATAGCCTATCTCCATTCTCCAAGATGCAAATTgatggcgggaagtggctggatgaggaaggctgaggaccgggtgtggtggcgctctttagggaaggcctatgcccaacagtggacgtccacaggctgatgatgatgaagttctATAGGTCTCATGTAACTCCATTTATGGGCAGTTACAAGGTGCATTGATAACAAAAGTCgtacaatcacactaatcacactaatattataaaggcggaagtttgtatgtgtgtgtgtgtgtgtgtgtgtgtgtgtgtgtgtgtgtgtgtgtgtgtgcgtgtgtatgtgcgtgcgtgcgtgcgtgcgtgcgtgtttgtgtgtgtatgtgcgtgcgtgcgtgcgtgcgtgcgtgtttgtgtgtgtatgtttgttactctttcacgcaaaaactactggacggatttggctgaaatttggaatggagatagataatatcctggattagcacataggctactttttatcccggaaaatcaaagagttcccacgggatttcaaaaaacctaaatccacgcgggcgaagtcgcgggcatcggctagtcaaatataatacctaacctaacctacatTTATGATTGATTAATAATTTTCAGGTGGTTATTAGAAGACCGTCCATACTGGTGGGTCCATGAGACCACATACTATGCAAACTCCCACCATCCACAACTGCAACAGACCCCACAGAGCTGCGAGACCGGTCCGGGCAGCCCCTCCGGACACAGTGTTACTGCGGCTTCCATTCTCATACTAGCTGTCATGTGGACCTCACATATTCTCAACGACAGGTAACTTCAAACCCCACAAGTATTAAAAGGGGTCAATAAACTCCTTAAGTATGAAAAGGGGTTAATAACCCCCATAAGCATGAAAGGGGTTGATTAACCCCAAAAGTATGAAAATAGGTTAATTAGCCCCATAAGTTAAAAAAGGGGTTAATAAACCCGATAAGTACGAAAAAGGGTTAATAAACCCCATATGCGGGAGTAAGGGGCCGAAAAGACCACCAAGTGCTAAAGTTCGGTAAGTGTAAATGAGAGAATTAGAAACCCTCTAAGTACAAAAAGAAGGTCAATGAGACCCATAAATATGAAAAGGGGTTCATAATACCATTAGGTAATAATAGGGGTGACCCCCTCATGTAAGAAAAGGGCTACAACAAACCCCATAATAAGTGTTAAGTCCATATTAAGAGGTTAACACTTAATTGATTGCAGGAAGTGGGATGTTCGATGGTGGAAAGCGTGCGTGTACCCGTTGTTCGGCGCGGCGCTCGGCTCGGTCATGCTCGCGCGCATGTTCGTCGCCACGCACTTCCCGCACCAGGTCCTGCTCGGCTCCTTGCTAGGTAACTCCTCATCATCAACCGatggatgtccactgctggacataggtctcttacaGGAAGTGGGACATTCGATGGTGGaaaatttttttggaaacaTCCACTTTTTTggtgtaacatccgttaggtcatttttCTTTGtgtcaaatcacactaatattataaaggagagagtttgtatgtgtttgtgtttgtgtgtgtgtgtgtgtgtgtgtgtgtgtgtgcgtgtgtgcgtgcgtacgtgcgtgcgtgcgtgcgtgcgtgcgtgcgtgcgtgcgtgcgtgcgtgcgtgcgtgcgtgtgtgtgtatgtttgttactccttcacgcaaaaactactggacggattgggctgaaatttagaatggagatagattataccctggattagcacataggctactttttattccggaaaatcaaagagttcccacgggaattttaaaaacctacatccacgcgaacgaagtcgcgggggtatcagctagtatagccTATggcacccggacctttacaacaaatcaattgacacctcattcatcaaaattggcccagtcatttaggcactacggtggaacacacagaatctggatacaaatacatacatacatatctagactgctaaaatcataaccctttcggctttgccgcagtcgggtaaaaataaacgTATTTACTTTCTTTCTTTTGAATCGTAGACATTACTCAGTATACCTTATTTTTAAGGTCTATTCATGGCGCCAGCGCTATGCATCTACGTCACGGATCCGTTCATCTGGCGTTACAGCACGCACAGCACCATGCCAGTGAAGGAGGCAGTAGTGTGGCACGCGGCGTGTGCCGGCCTGGCGATGGCGATCGCTGTGCTCACCTACTGCAGTCTGAGGCTGTGCGGTATTGATCCAGACTTTACTGTGCAACTGGtaattataatcacactaataatattataaaggagaaagtttgtatgtgtgtgtgtgtgtgtgtgtatgtttgttactccttcacgcaaaaactgctggacagattggcctgaaatttagaatggcaatagattataccctggattagcatataggctactttttatcccggaaaatcaaagagttcccacgggaattttaaaaaaaccttcatccacgcgaatgaagtcgcggatatcagctagtattctaCTATAGCACGCACAGTAGCATGCCAGTGAAGGAGGCAGTAGCGTGGCACGCGCTGTGCTTGGCGATGGCGATCGCTGTGCTCACCTACTACAGTCTAAGGCTGTGCGGTATTGATCCAGATTTTACTGTGCAACTGGTAACTGATATTACTATCTTTTGTTATACATAtgtgtaaaaatttataacacccccgacaagtgaaggttacagtaactagaaaagagctgataaatttcaaacggctgaaccgattttcttaggttatagctaaaaacactctcgatcaaaccacctttctaacaaaaaaaactaaatctaaatcggttcattagtttaggagctacgatgccacagacagatacacagatacacacgtcaaacttataacaccccttttttttgggtcgggggttaaaaattagaagaaaaactgtgtttttacttttttaatatcttttaaaATGAGTGAGATAATGAAGATCAAAGTGCGCTTGCGAGCTCAAAGTTATTCGAAATACTTGGGGTCTGGCCATCAATTGTAGTtatatcaaaataatctacaaaGAATTACAagtaaaattgtgttttttacTTCTTTAATATCTTTGAAAATGAGTGAGACAATTGCTGTGTGCAAAATGAgagcgtgaaagagtaacaaacacacacgcacgcacacgcacacacacacacagattaCGCTACATTATACACATTTctaatatgtaaatattaaataatcttATTTTCTTTCCAGGCATACCGCTGGTGCGAGGCCCCTGACAGCATCCACGTGTCCACGACGCCGTTGTATGCGCTGGTGCAGTGCACCGCCAGCCTGCTCGGCTGGGCGCTCTGCGTCACACCCGCCGTCGCTgagtaactattattttatctacatttttagggttccgtacatcaaaaggaaaaacggaacccttacaggatcactttattgtctgtcttcTGTCCGTCATAgaatagaatcatgaaatttggcaggtaggtaggtcttatagcacaagtacagaaataaatctgaaaaccgcgaatttgtggttacataaaaaattaaaatgtgtttcaattttcaaagtgttagctttttcaaaaaaactatttaaaatttaacataataaaacagatatttgactcattcgacgtcacacgatcgcttccgagcagccatcttgaatcgatttgtataaatacggctgcttgacggtttttaagccagtaGACTCGCCCGTCTGCCGACGAGTGCACACGCAACGAGTTGCACCGGCGTTCGGAGCCCGTTATTCACAGTTCGGTCTTTAATCGCGCGACTTGCCTGACCGAACCACTTGCGTCCAGCAGGAGGCGTTTCGGAACCACACGATCGTGCTTCCCGGTCTGGTTTCCCGGTCTGCCACAAGCGGCAAGCCCCGGGAGCCGGGCCGGCGGGGTCGACGTGCCGACGCCTTCAGCTCGGGCCACGCCAGGCAAGACCGCTGCCGTACTTTTTCGCCGTCCCCAGCGCTCGACAGCGCTCCGCGCCCGCGACTTGCGCAGTGCGCATGCGTTCAGAAGCCGGTGGTAACGCGCGGTAAGTGCATTATGCCGCCACCGCCGCTTCCGCAGCGCCGCGCGACGCGCCCGCGCCCCATCCGCCGCAGGGTGTTTGTCCGATCGACGGACACCCTTGAGGCTATCATCGCGTCGGGCCAGGCAACTCTCGCCGCCCGCGCTGCAGCAGCCCTGCACAGCCCGGCAGTGGGCGCCGGCGAAGAATCTTTCGCCGCGAGCCCACTCGCACTATCGCCGGCTCCTTCCTCCCCGGCCTCATCGCTGCCGGCCATCGCTTGGCCGGCTAGCTCAGCCGACCCGCGCGTCGCCGATCCGCGCGCCGCCGACACGCGCGctcccgcgccccgcgccgtGGCGCCTCGCCACGACCCGCGCGCGGCCGCGCCGCCTGTCGCCGCGCCGTCCCGCGCCGACCCGAGAGCGGCCGCGTCTCGCGCTGACGTGAGCGCCGCCCCGCGCGCCGTACCCGCGCCCGCGTCCGCGGCCACAccgaccgccgcgccgcgcgcatcTCTCCAACCCGCCGCGCCGGCGACTCTCTCTCCGTCGCCGCACGCGCCGCGCTTCCCGGCCCCACAGGACAACATTGCTGTGGGCCGTTTTCCCTCTCCGCCGCAAAGGAGAGGAGAGAAAACACCGGCCTTCACTCCGCCAAATATGCCGGCCCTGTCTCCGGAACCCATGGAGACCGCGCCGGCGAGTGAGCCCGGCCCCTCCTACGCAGCTGCTGCGGCCGCTGCAAAGAGGCCCAAGACGACCCCGTCGGGCACCGCTCCAGTGCGCGCTcctgcgcccgcgcccgccgccgccgcctccgTCGACCCCAGCAAGACGCCGAAGCCGAAGGCCGCCCGCTACCCTCCGCTGATCGTAGAGGTGCTGCCGGACTGGCCCACCCACTTCAGGGAGCTGAAGAAGCTCCTCGGCCACGCTCCCAACGGACGCCCATTTGGCAAGGGCGTCCGCTTCATACCCAAGTCGGACCAGGAGTTCCGCGCCATCCAGCGCTACCTTACGCAGCTGGAGAGCGCCAGCGGAATCTCCTGGTTCTGCTATTCGCTGCCGGCTGAGAGGAGCCTCAAGGTGGCGATCCGCGGCCTTCCGGCGAACACCGAGCCGGAACTCGTCGAGGCAGAGCTGCGCGAACTCGGATACGTCCCCGAGCACGTGAGGACGATCCCCGCGCGTCCAGGCAGGCCTGGATGCCTCATGTTCGCGCAGCTGCAGCGAACTCCTGACATCACACCGGGCATATACGAGGTGCATGAGCTCCTCTGTATGCCCGGCATCACCATTGAGGCCTGGCGTGGCAGAAAGGGGCCCGCCCAATGCCACAGGTGCCAGCAGTGGCGGCACAGCTCGGTGAATTGTCACCGACCCATAGTCTGCGTGGCCTGTGCGGGGAACCACGCAGCCAGGGACTGTCCGCGCCCCAAGGAGGAGCCACCGACGTGCGCCAACTGTGGCGACGCGCACACGGCGAACAACGCCAACTGCCCCGTGTTCCGCAAGGAGCTGCGGAACCGCAGGGCGGGTACCGTCGCGCGCACCGCAccggcgcgcgccgccgccgccgcctcaACCGAGGCCGACGCGCCCGGCTCGCTCATGGCTGCCGCCAACCAGCCACAGCAGCAACCGGGCCGCAAGCGCCGCCGCAGACGTGGCAAGCGCGCGCAGCCGCGCCAAGACACGGCGCCGGCCGCGCCACAGCCCTCTGCCAAGCGCCCGACGGCGGCCGCATCCGCGGCTCCCGCCGCGCCACAGCCTCCTACCAAGCGCCCGACGGCGGCTgcacccgcgccgcccgccgcccagTCCAAGCCCACCGTGGTCGCCGCTCCCGCGAGGGAGACGAAGGCGAAGCGGAAGGGCGCGCCGCGCCCGGCACCTCAGCCGGCCCCCGGCCACTTGGACTCCAGACTTACCAAAGTCATCGGCACCCTACACCAGGTTCTGTTGGCAATCCAGGAGCAGCGGGATCCAGCCCCGCTGATCCTTGCTTGCATCATGGAGCTCTGCAGCTCTGAGTGAGCTCCGTGTAGCATTCTGGAATGCCGACGGGCTTTCGTCACAAAAAGCCCGTCTTTTCAAGAACCTGATGTCTCAGCGTCGAGTGGACATCGGCCTGATCAACGAGACTCACCTCAGACCAGTAGACCGGTTGAACTTTTCGGGATACCACGTCTACCGGGAGGACCACGCCTCGCCGATCGGGACTGCTTACCGGGGATTAGCAGTTTTGGTCCGTCGGAATATCATCCACCAAGTGCTGCCAGTACCACAGCTGCAGACGACTTACGCACTGGGCGTGGAGGTCTGCATTGACCGCCAACCCACCCGTGTGTTCGCCTTCTACAAGCCGCCGACGAATCGCCTCGCAGTGACTGACGTCCACACCTTGCTGGACTCGCCACTGCCCACGATTATCGCCGGGGACTTCAACGCGAAACACACGGCGTGGAATTCCAACCACGTGTGTCCGGACGGCAGACGCCTCCTGGACGATGCAGACCGCCACGGGTACGTGGTGCTGGGGCCAGAGGTCCCTACGCACTACCCGTACGCCACAGCATATACGCCTGACGTCATCGACATAGCCGTCACCTGTGGCTTGTCCGCCACGCCGACGTTAGACGTATTGGATGACCATCTCATCTCCGACCACCAACCAGTCCTCTTGACGCTGAAGACAACGCCGATGACTTCCCTTCTCCCTCTGCCAAAGCATCGCCAGGACTGGCGAATCTTCGCCGAGCACATGGCCGAGCATTCGCCGTCCTTTAGAGTGGAGAGCCCTGCAGACGTCGACCGACTCGCCGAGGACCTCAGCGCGACTATGTCCACCGCGCTTCGAGAGTCCAGACTCGACGCTGCAGCCTTGCGAAAACCACGCCAGCTCCCATCCTACATCCAAGCGATGCTGGAGGAGAAGAGGAAACTGCGCCGGACATGGCAAAACCAGCGGTGCCCGATCATGAAGACGCGGCTCAACGCTCTGGCCGCCAAGATCTCGGAAGCGTTGCAAACTATCGCTGACGAGTCTTGGCATACGGCCATCGAGCGAGCCGGCGACGACTGGTCTGGCATCCACCGCCTTTGCCGCCGACTCTCCGGGAAACCGCCTCCGATTAGGCCCCTCTTGGCCGGTGACGGAACCCCACGTTACCGTGCCGAGGACCGCGCGGAGATCTTCGCGGACCACCTGGAGACGCAGTTCTCACCGAATCCGACCACAGATGTGCAGCACGAAGAAACCATCGAGCGACACTTGGAGGCATACTTCGAGTCGCCGATAGCGCCGACGGAAGACCCCGTCGTATTTTCCCCTGGACAAGTCCTTCGGATGATTCGACGAACTAAACTGCGCAA
The DNA window shown above is from Maniola jurtina chromosome 27, ilManJurt1.1, whole genome shotgun sequence and carries:
- the LOC123879063 gene encoding glucose-6-phosphatase catalytic subunit 1, coding for MEHVYALGVSCIESIQYWCAGWSSYFELVNHFANPHYVMEILFPLISIIDSVFASQLLLCMAFGGWLNSVMKWWLLEDRPYWWVHETTYYANSHHPQLQQTPQSCETGPGSPSGHSVTAASILILAVMWTSHILNDRKWDVRWWKACVYPLFGAALGSVMLARMFVATHFPHQVLLGSLLGLFMAPALCIYVTDPFIWRYSTHSTMPVKEAVVWHAACAGLAMAIAVLTYCSLRLCGIDPDFTVQLAYRWCEAPDSIHVSTTPLYALVQCTASLLGWALCVTPAVAEYRHYTKNRSLLVSIFATGISIYLLKRLDANITSTSGVSFYALQFILNVIKPALLLRVVPTLAMWPYCSGKKQKNL